A single Parabacteroides timonensis DNA region contains:
- a CDS encoding T9SS type A sorting domain-containing protein translates to MNMEINNSLHLSIKRLPIFVFFCLICGLIHAENTPWNGGITTTIINEGGNNGQDVNQPILIATAGELAYLAQQTNAGGEELTLDNGGSISGKTNFNGVYFKLTEDIDLGEQAWTPIGKDNNNSFQGTLDGNGKTICNLTSINESDDINYAGLFGYIKNGSIQNLHIEIAEAGLHTTSAIYVGALAGYVKDSPITNCSIKGGDITSEVKYSSQLTVGGLIGQIITSDITDCSSSVDVKATLTDASGLMAGGITGANMHTSFTNCHYSGSVMAVDERKDDTPNSYAGGITGASDLSSVGGGYSRTSTISECTADVNISAGAYAGGIVGYFYAGTVEKCKVEGVISIKETKGMAGGIVGNYMHKGIVADCYNWASVAALEAAGGIVGYKLSTSNSTISKCWNSGDITASFAGGIAGRTTYSTIEECYTSGNITGKGPKDIYAGGIAAHAAEETIKNCSSTANVVAEKEDNAQSFAGGIVGVGLKGNSNETSIQNCYATGKISSNFAAGGIAGLNQGDNGSITHCVALNIEGIGEITKDKLSLKASPEVYLGRITAEKQGTLTSNFASPLIPGDWTDEASGKDGDDLTSTNFTQGNGNAFDGWDDTDVWSFDPDGINLPILKVFGENSAGKPVQPNIPKSDFLTFTVKYDTPQNGTITVSSSTENSIQSGAPVAGGTELIISATPNDGYELTSLNINDNPFKSGDTYIVTGDVKISASFDVKPTPPDPDPVIPDPDPTPTVFHSVTLPQVEGATTDPIAGIYEVEAWSSFRFYLTLDKEYDLSEPVVTTDRGETITPRNSDGAYIIKYIRQPVEIYIDNIVKNPDPVANEMIKTDQSKVWTEGGCLHIISATTGQLYIYTVEGKLQKKQPVITGETVTIPLPEGFYIIRINNEQFKVII, encoded by the coding sequence ATGAACATGGAAATAAATAATTCACTACATCTATCAATTAAGAGACTGCCTATATTCGTGTTTTTCTGTCTTATTTGTGGGCTGATTCACGCAGAAAATACTCCCTGGAATGGAGGAATAACCACAACTATCATCAATGAAGGAGGAAACAATGGACAGGATGTCAATCAACCTATCCTGATTGCTACGGCTGGAGAACTGGCTTATCTGGCGCAACAAACGAATGCCGGCGGAGAGGAACTAACATTGGATAATGGGGGATCGATAAGTGGTAAAACAAACTTTAATGGAGTTTATTTCAAACTGACGGAGGATATAGATTTAGGGGAACAAGCTTGGACACCTATCGGCAAAGACAATAATAATTCTTTTCAGGGGACACTGGATGGAAATGGCAAAACAATTTGTAACCTAACCAGCATAAACGAATCTGATGATATTAATTATGCAGGTTTATTCGGATACATAAAGAACGGTTCCATACAGAATTTGCATATTGAAATCGCAGAAGCAGGGCTGCATACAACTAGTGCAATATATGTTGGAGCACTAGCTGGTTATGTTAAGGATAGCCCAATAACAAATTGCAGTATAAAAGGAGGAGATATAACAAGCGAAGTAAAATATTCTAGCCAACTAACCGTAGGTGGCTTGATCGGACAAATAATAACTAGCGATATAACTGATTGCAGTAGTTCCGTAGATGTGAAAGCTACTCTTACAGATGCATCAGGCCTTATGGCTGGAGGTATTACCGGAGCCAATATGCATACATCTTTCACAAACTGTCATTATTCGGGTTCCGTTATGGCAGTCGATGAACGAAAAGATGATACTCCTAACAGTTATGCTGGAGGAATTACCGGTGCAAGCGATTTATCATCTGTTGGCGGTGGTTATTCCCGAACCAGTACAATATCCGAATGTACCGCCGATGTAAATATCTCTGCAGGTGCTTATGCCGGAGGAATTGTAGGATATTTTTACGCAGGAACTGTAGAAAAGTGTAAAGTCGAAGGTGTTATCTCCATAAAAGAGACTAAAGGTATGGCTGGTGGCATCGTAGGTAACTATATGCATAAAGGAATAGTTGCAGATTGCTATAATTGGGCTTCTGTTGCTGCTTTAGAGGCTGCCGGAGGAATTGTAGGATATAAACTTAGCACTTCTAATTCAACCATATCGAAATGCTGGAATTCTGGTGATATCACAGCCTCCTTCGCAGGTGGTATTGCCGGAAGGACAACTTACAGTACCATTGAAGAATGCTATACTTCGGGAAATATAACAGGAAAAGGCCCGAAAGATATTTATGCCGGAGGTATTGCCGCACATGCCGCAGAAGAAACTATTAAAAACTGTTCTTCGACGGCAAATGTAGTAGCTGAAAAAGAAGATAATGCACAATCTTTTGCCGGAGGGATTGTCGGGGTGGGTCTTAAAGGTAATAGTAATGAAACATCCATCCAAAACTGTTATGCCACAGGCAAAATAAGTTCAAACTTCGCAGCCGGAGGAATCGCCGGTCTAAATCAAGGTGATAATGGAAGTATAACTCATTGCGTTGCACTAAACATAGAGGGAATAGGCGAAATTACTAAAGACAAGCTTTCCCTGAAAGCCTCTCCCGAAGTGTACTTGGGTCGCATAACAGCAGAAAAGCAAGGTACGCTCACCTCGAATTTTGCCAGTCCTCTTATCCCCGGAGATTGGACGGATGAAGCCTCCGGCAAAGACGGTGACGACCTTACTTCCACTAATTTCACACAAGGTAACGGAAACGCCTTTGACGGATGGGACGACACGGATGTCTGGTCGTTCGACCCTGACGGTATAAATCTGCCAATATTAAAAGTATTTGGTGAAAATTCTGCAGGTAAACCAGTACAACCGAACATTCCGAAGTCCGACTTCCTTACTTTTACCGTCAAGTATGACACACCACAGAACGGTACGATAACTGTATCCTCTTCTACCGAAAATTCCATACAATCCGGTGCACCTGTTGCCGGAGGAACCGAATTAATCATTTCCGCAACACCTAACGATGGGTATGAACTGACCAGTCTCAATATAAACGATAACCCTTTTAAATCCGGCGATACTTATATTGTAACTGGTGATGTTAAAATCAGTGCCTCTTTCGATGTCAAACCGACTCCACCCGATCCTGACCCTGTAATACCTGATCCAGATCCTACGCCCACGGTTTTCCATTCGGTTACACTACCACAAGTGGAAGGTGCAACAACCGATCCGATAGCCGGTATTTATGAAGTGGAGGCATGGAGTAGTTTCCGTTTCTATCTTACGCTTGATAAAGAATATGATCTGTCCGAACCTGTTGTAACCACCGATCGCGGTGAAACCATCACTCCCCGAAATAGCGACGGAGCATATATAATAAAATACATTCGCCAGCCGGTTGAAATCTATATAGATAATATCGTTAAGAACCCCGACCCGGTAGCTAATGAAATGATTAAAACCGACCAATCGAAAGTATGGACGGAGGGAGGATGTCTGCATATTATATCTGCAACCACCGGACAGCTGTATATCTATACGGTTGAGGGCAAACTGCAAAAGAAGCAACCTGTTATAACAGGCGAAACAGTAACCATCCCACTACCGGAAGGATTCTACATAATTCGTATTAATAATGAACAGTTTAAAGTAATTATTTAG
- a CDS encoding arylsulfatase — MKKTILLASGLIAAIPFVHAQKNKDKKPNVVFILADDLGYGDLSCYGQEKFSTPNIDQLAQNGMRFTQCYSGTTVSAPSRSCLLTGTHSGHTPIRGNKELDPEGQFPLPADARTIFHVMQDAGYKTSAFGKWGLGYIGTTGDPKNQGCETFFGYNCQLLAHSYYPDHLWDNDQRVELKDNVLEVEYGKGTYSQDLIHSKALDYLDNLKEDEPFFMWYPTILPHAELIVPEDSIIKKFRGMYPEKAYKGTEPGNPGFRKGGYCTQLYPHATFAAMIYRLDVYVGQIVQKLKDKGLYDNTIIIFASDNGPHMEGGADPDFFNSNGIYRGYKRDLYEGGIRVPMIISWPGHIQPGTETNFMCSFWDVLPTFEEIIHPKAKQKEMDGVSMLPLLQNRKGQKEHEFLYFEFQEMNGRQAVRQGSWKLVHMNIRGDKPYYELYNLAADPSEKYNLLDKYPEKVAELKEIMVREHIEDPNWPLLKK; from the coding sequence ATGAAAAAAACTATTTTACTCGCTTCCGGCCTGATTGCGGCCATCCCTTTTGTGCATGCACAGAAAAACAAAGACAAAAAACCGAATGTTGTATTCATCCTGGCAGATGACCTGGGATACGGCGATTTGAGTTGTTACGGACAGGAAAAGTTCAGCACTCCCAACATCGACCAACTGGCACAAAACGGTATGCGTTTCACCCAGTGTTACTCAGGAACAACTGTCAGTGCCCCTTCCCGCTCCTGCCTGTTGACAGGTACGCACAGCGGACATACTCCTATCCGTGGAAACAAGGAATTAGACCCGGAAGGACAATTCCCATTGCCTGCCGATGCACGTACTATCTTCCATGTCATGCAGGATGCAGGATACAAGACTTCTGCCTTCGGTAAATGGGGATTAGGTTACATTGGCACTACCGGTGATCCTAAAAACCAGGGTTGCGAAACATTCTTCGGATATAACTGCCAGCTATTGGCTCACAGCTATTATCCTGACCATCTGTGGGATAACGACCAACGTGTCGAGCTAAAAGACAACGTCCTGGAAGTGGAATACGGAAAAGGAACCTATTCGCAAGACCTGATCCACTCCAAAGCACTCGATTACCTGGATAATCTAAAAGAAGACGAACCGTTCTTCATGTGGTATCCGACTATTTTACCGCATGCCGAACTGATCGTGCCGGAAGACAGCATCATCAAAAAGTTCCGTGGTATGTATCCGGAAAAAGCTTATAAAGGAACAGAACCGGGCAATCCGGGATTCCGTAAAGGGGGTTACTGCACACAGCTTTATCCGCATGCTACATTCGCAGCGATGATCTATCGCCTGGATGTATATGTGGGACAGATCGTACAGAAACTGAAAGACAAAGGATTATACGATAACACGATCATTATATTCGCCAGCGATAACGGCCCTCACATGGAAGGTGGCGCCGATCCTGATTTCTTCAACAGCAATGGCATCTACCGTGGTTACAAACGTGACCTGTATGAAGGTGGTATCCGTGTGCCGATGATCATCTCCTGGCCGGGACATATACAACCGGGAACAGAAACAAATTTCATGTGTTCTTTTTGGGATGTATTGCCTACTTTCGAAGAGATCATCCATCCGAAAGCAAAACAGAAAGAAATGGACGGCGTAAGCATGCTGCCGCTGTTGCAAAACCGCAAAGGACAGAAGGAACATGAATTTCTGTACTTCGAATTTCAGGAAATGAATGGCCGTCAGGCTGTACGCCAAGGTTCATGGAAACTGGTACACATGAATATCCGTGGAGATAAACCGTATTATGAACTTTATAACTTAGCAGCTGATCCTTCGGAAAAATACAACCTGTTGGATAAATATCCGGAAAAGGTGGCCGAGCTGAAAGAGATCATGGTTCGTGAACATATTGAAGATCCGAACTGGCCATTGCTGAAGAAGTAA
- the dinD gene encoding DNA damage-inducible protein D produces the protein METNRNMKKVDNSIFEQIKRIDENGAEYWSARELAKVLEYSEYRNFLPVIEKAKEACINSGQTPSYHFVDFHEMIEIGKGALREFESIKLSRYACYLIVQNADPSKEVVANGQTYFAVQTRIAEIKQMDEYNRLNTEDSKRLFLREELSRHNIQLADAAKCAGVIEPKDYAIFQNHGYMGWYGGMSAKDIHAHKGLKKSQKILDHMGSTELAANLFRATQTEDKLRRENIKGKTKANQTHYNVGAKVRKTIEELGGTMPEDLPVAESIKKIEAKDTKKLS, from the coding sequence ATGGAAACAAACCGTAACATGAAAAAAGTAGACAACAGTATCTTTGAACAAATCAAAAGAATAGATGAAAATGGGGCTGAATACTGGTCAGCTCGAGAACTAGCCAAAGTCTTGGAATACTCCGAATACAGAAACTTCTTACCTGTGATAGAAAAAGCTAAAGAAGCTTGCATTAATAGTGGTCAAACACCGTCATATCATTTCGTGGACTTCCACGAGATGATCGAGATAGGAAAAGGAGCTTTAAGAGAATTTGAATCAATCAAACTTTCCCGTTACGCTTGCTATCTCATCGTCCAGAATGCAGATCCTAGCAAAGAAGTTGTTGCTAATGGACAGACTTATTTTGCAGTTCAGACCCGTATTGCAGAAATCAAACAGATGGACGAATATAACCGTCTGAATACTGAAGATTCAAAACGATTATTTCTTAGAGAGGAATTAAGTCGGCATAATATTCAGCTTGCTGATGCTGCTAAATGTGCCGGAGTTATTGAACCTAAAGACTATGCCATCTTCCAAAACCATGGATATATGGGGTGGTATGGTGGTATGAGTGCAAAAGATATTCATGCACATAAAGGATTAAAGAAAAGTCAGAAGATACTTGACCATATGGGTAGTACAGAATTAGCTGCAAATCTGTTCCGTGCCACGCAAACAGAAGATAAACTACGTAGAGAAAATATTAAAGGTAAGACAAAAGCCAACCAAACACACTACAATGTCGGAGCCAAAGTTCGTAAAACAATTGAAGAATTAGGTGGTACAATGCCTGAAGATCTTCCTGTTGCAGAGAGTATTAAAAAGATAGAAGCAAAAGATACGAAGAAATTGTCTTAA
- a CDS encoding thiol protease/hemagglutinin PrtT produces the protein MRRCTFIFFTALLTMSISAAPIDVKQAKSVALSFLKSNSPQTKASESEVKLVWSDAGAATKSAGSVQDATFYVFNREDADGFVVVAGDDAVYPILGYGMQQLFEKNSMPSNLRGWFESYQRQINWIRENKPEVSKDVTAAWNEVRQGKMQLKSTGTLLTTVLWDQMTPYNNLCPVVNSQRTPTGCVATSTAIAMQYHKWPDVGQGSHSYTSQTYNLSLSATFDTPYQWDNMPSTYTAGQYTTEQAQNVATLMYDCGVFSEMNYAPGNSGALTLTAAQGLVNYMKYDKSLHVLQRNNYQKDEWEAIIKSELDDNRPVVYGGENDQKEGHQFIIDGYNDADYYHVNWGWSGLANGYYLLSVLEPEVQGTGGNSGGGFSLGQDAIISMKKPVEGSTYQDVLAFFYGENEGTVFAGLEATTEDFEENQLFGVQYGYVGNMSIRDFSGNLVVALVDKNGNTKEFISSEEPVTIQIERGVGQEVPCTITKTIAPGDRIRLLYKSSDGSEWKWVRGNNNTTGEIVVAADPSTSTENITAETGVFVSYDVAGTVQITAPIAIKEVVLYDMNGRLMKKQSAGNNTQLSLSYDSYPAGVYVLEVMTVEGRSSHKLVKK, from the coding sequence ATGAGAAGATGTACTTTTATTTTCTTTACCGCCTTGTTAACAATGTCGATAAGTGCTGCACCTATTGATGTAAAACAGGCGAAGAGCGTAGCCCTCAGTTTCCTGAAAAGTAATTCTCCGCAGACAAAAGCTTCGGAATCGGAGGTGAAATTGGTCTGGTCGGATGCCGGAGCGGCTACCAAATCAGCCGGTTCCGTACAGGATGCTACCTTTTACGTATTTAACCGCGAAGATGCCGACGGTTTTGTCGTTGTAGCCGGTGATGATGCTGTATATCCTATTCTAGGTTATGGCATGCAGCAACTGTTTGAAAAAAACTCCATGCCGTCCAACCTGCGTGGATGGTTTGAAAGTTACCAGCGTCAGATCAACTGGATACGTGAAAACAAACCGGAGGTTTCAAAGGACGTCACAGCCGCCTGGAACGAAGTTCGTCAGGGTAAGATGCAGTTGAAATCGACCGGAACGTTATTAACAACTGTCCTTTGGGATCAGATGACACCTTATAATAACTTATGCCCGGTGGTAAACAGCCAGCGTACACCCACCGGATGTGTTGCCACCTCGACGGCTATCGCCATGCAATATCATAAATGGCCGGACGTAGGGCAGGGGAGTCATTCTTATACTTCGCAGACTTATAATCTGTCTCTTTCCGCTACTTTCGACACTCCATACCAGTGGGATAACATGCCTTCTACCTACACGGCAGGGCAATATACTACTGAGCAGGCCCAAAACGTAGCCACCCTGATGTACGATTGCGGTGTTTTCTCAGAAATGAATTATGCTCCTGGTAACAGCGGTGCCTTGACATTAACGGCAGCCCAGGGGCTTGTCAATTATATGAAATACGATAAATCTCTCCATGTCCTGCAACGCAATAATTATCAGAAAGACGAATGGGAAGCGATTATCAAAAGTGAACTGGATGATAATCGCCCTGTTGTCTATGGTGGTGAGAATGATCAGAAAGAAGGTCATCAATTTATCATCGACGGTTACAACGATGCCGATTATTATCATGTGAACTGGGGATGGAGCGGACTGGCTAATGGGTATTACCTGTTATCTGTCCTCGAACCTGAAGTGCAGGGAACCGGTGGTAATAGCGGAGGTGGTTTCTCGCTTGGTCAGGATGCCATTATCAGTATGAAAAAGCCGGTGGAAGGTTCTACCTATCAGGATGTATTGGCTTTCTTCTATGGGGAAAATGAGGGTACTGTCTTTGCCGGCCTTGAAGCCACCACAGAAGATTTTGAAGAAAATCAGCTTTTCGGTGTTCAGTATGGTTATGTAGGCAACATGAGTATCCGTGATTTTTCAGGTAACCTGGTTGTCGCTCTTGTAGACAAAAACGGGAATACAAAAGAATTTATCTCCAGCGAAGAACCTGTTACTATCCAGATCGAACGTGGAGTAGGACAGGAAGTACCTTGTACGATCACTAAAACGATCGCTCCCGGTGACCGTATCCGTTTGTTATATAAAAGTAGTGACGGGAGTGAATGGAAATGGGTGAGAGGCAATAATAATACAACCGGTGAAATCGTGGTGGCCGCCGATCCTTCTACCTCAACGGAAAATATAACAGCCGAAACAGGTGTTTTCGTTTCTTATGACGTAGCCGGAACGGTTCAGATAACTGCCCCTATTGCAATTAAAGAAGTGGTTTTGTATGATATGAACGGACGATTGATGAAAAAACAATCAGCAGGTAATAATACTCAATTATCACTTTCTTATGATAGCTATCCGGCCGGAGTTTATGTATTGGAAGTTATGACTGTGGAAGGACGAAGTAGTCATAAACTGGTAAAGAAATAA
- the leuS gene encoding leucine--tRNA ligase, giving the protein MEYNFKEIEKKWHEYWIANGVYKVKENKDKPKYYVLDMFPYPSGAGLHVGHPLGYIASDIYSRFKRLQGFNVLHPMGYDAYGLPAEQYAIQTGQHPEVTTKQNITRYREQMDKIGFSYDWSREIRTCDPEYYHWTQWAFIKMFNSYYCNDAKKALPIENLVKAFETSGTEGLNVACGEELQFTAEEWKAKSDKEKQAILLNYRIAYRGETMVNWCSELGTVLANDEVVNGVSERGGFPVEQKLMRQWCLRVSAYSQRLLDGLDTIDWTDSLKDTQRNWIGRSEGAEIQFKVKDSDMEFTIFTTRADTMFGVTFMVLAPESELVAQLTTPEQKQEVDAYLDRTKKRTERERIADRSVTGVFSGSYAINPFTGDAVPVWISDYVLAGYGTGAIMAVPAHDSRDYAFARHFNLPIIPLIEGCDVSEESFDAKEGIVCNSPRPDVAPYCDLSLNGLTVKEAIAATKKYVSEHQLGRVKINYRLRDAIFSRQRYWGEPFPVYYDADGMPQMLPFEALPLQLPEVDKFLPTATGEPPLGHATKWAWDSVNKEITETSKIDNKTIFPLELCTMPGFAGSSAYYLRYMDPHNDKGLVDKQVNEYWRNVDLYIGGTEHATGHLIYSRFWNKFLYDMGVISEEEPFQKLINQGMIQGRSNFVYRIKDTNTFVSLNLKDQYEVTPIHVDVNIVYNDILDVEAFKNWRPEYNNAEFILEDGKYVCGWAVEKMSKSMFNVVNPDMIVEKYGADTLRLYEMFLGPLEQSKPWDTNGIDGVHRFLKKLWALFYGNTDSLQITDAEPTAEELKSLHKLIKKVTFDIEHFSYNTSISAFMICINELSSLKCNKRAILEQLIILLAPFAPHTAEELWHVCGHDTTICDAPWPQHNEEYLKENSVTYAISFNGKARFNLELPADMPREEVEKVALSHESSAKWMEGKTPKKVIVVPGKIVNIVI; this is encoded by the coding sequence ATGGAGTACAATTTCAAAGAAATTGAGAAAAAATGGCACGAATACTGGATTGCCAATGGGGTTTATAAAGTGAAGGAAAATAAAGATAAACCCAAATACTACGTGTTGGATATGTTCCCTTACCCATCAGGAGCTGGACTACATGTTGGTCATCCGCTCGGTTACATTGCTTCTGATATTTATTCCCGCTTCAAACGTCTGCAGGGTTTCAACGTTTTACACCCGATGGGATACGATGCTTACGGTCTGCCGGCAGAACAATATGCCATCCAAACCGGACAACATCCCGAAGTAACAACCAAACAAAACATCACCCGTTACCGCGAGCAGATGGACAAAATAGGTTTCAGCTATGACTGGAGCCGCGAAATCCGTACTTGTGATCCGGAATATTATCACTGGACTCAATGGGCATTCATTAAAATGTTCAACAGCTATTATTGCAATGACGCAAAGAAAGCATTACCTATCGAAAACCTGGTCAAAGCTTTCGAAACAAGTGGTACTGAAGGTCTGAATGTTGCCTGTGGTGAAGAACTACAATTTACTGCCGAAGAATGGAAAGCCAAAAGCGATAAAGAAAAACAGGCCATATTATTGAATTACCGCATTGCTTACCGCGGCGAAACAATGGTGAACTGGTGCTCTGAACTGGGTACCGTGCTGGCAAACGACGAGGTAGTGAACGGCGTTTCCGAACGTGGTGGTTTTCCGGTAGAACAAAAATTGATGCGCCAGTGGTGTTTACGTGTATCAGCCTATTCACAGCGCCTGCTGGACGGACTGGATACAATCGACTGGACAGATTCCTTGAAAGATACACAACGTAACTGGATCGGTCGTAGTGAAGGAGCCGAGATCCAGTTCAAAGTAAAAGATAGTGATATGGAATTTACCATCTTTACAACCCGTGCAGATACCATGTTCGGTGTAACTTTTATGGTATTGGCTCCTGAAAGCGAACTGGTTGCCCAGTTGACGACACCCGAACAAAAACAGGAAGTAGATGCTTATCTGGATCGTACTAAAAAACGTACGGAACGTGAACGTATTGCCGACCGTTCTGTAACCGGTGTATTCAGTGGCTCGTATGCTATCAATCCGTTTACGGGAGATGCAGTACCCGTTTGGATCAGCGACTATGTATTGGCTGGTTATGGAACAGGTGCTATCATGGCGGTTCCGGCACACGATAGCCGTGACTATGCGTTTGCCCGTCATTTCAATCTGCCTATCATTCCATTGATCGAAGGTTGTGATGTGAGTGAAGAGAGCTTCGATGCCAAAGAAGGTATTGTCTGCAATTCCCCGAGACCGGATGTAGCTCCCTATTGCGACCTGTCATTAAATGGTCTGACTGTAAAAGAAGCAATCGCCGCTACTAAAAAATATGTATCCGAACATCAACTGGGACGTGTAAAGATAAACTATCGTCTGCGCGATGCTATCTTCAGCCGCCAGCGTTATTGGGGCGAACCGTTCCCTGTATATTATGATGCTGACGGAATGCCTCAGATGCTGCCTTTCGAAGCATTGCCGTTACAGTTGCCCGAAGTGGATAAATTCCTGCCGACAGCTACAGGTGAACCTCCATTGGGACATGCAACCAAATGGGCATGGGATTCCGTAAATAAAGAAATTACAGAAACATCTAAAATAGATAACAAGACCATTTTCCCGCTGGAACTTTGTACTATGCCGGGGTTTGCCGGTTCTTCAGCTTATTATCTGCGTTACATGGATCCGCATAATGACAAAGGATTGGTGGATAAACAGGTAAACGAATACTGGCGTAATGTGGACCTGTACATCGGTGGTACCGAACATGCTACCGGTCACCTGATTTATAGCCGTTTCTGGAATAAATTCCTGTATGATATGGGAGTTATCAGCGAAGAGGAACCGTTCCAGAAACTGATCAACCAAGGTATGATCCAGGGACGTTCCAACTTTGTATATCGTATAAAGGATACCAATACATTCGTTTCACTGAACCTGAAAGATCAGTACGAAGTGACTCCTATCCATGTGGATGTAAACATCGTATACAACGATATCCTTGATGTTGAAGCTTTCAAGAACTGGCGTCCGGAATACAACAATGCGGAATTTATACTGGAAGACGGCAAATACGTCTGCGGATGGGCTGTTGAAAAGATGTCAAAATCCATGTTCAATGTTGTCAATCCGGATATGATTGTTGAAAAATATGGTGCCGATACATTGCGTCTGTATGAAATGTTCTTAGGCCCGTTGGAACAATCCAAACCCTGGGATACAAACGGTATCGACGGTGTACACCGTTTCCTGAAAAAGCTGTGGGCTCTGTTCTACGGAAACACCGACAGCCTGCAGATAACAGATGCCGAACCGACAGCCGAAGAATTGAAATCATTACATAAACTGATCAAGAAAGTAACATTCGATATCGAGCATTTCTCTTATAATACTTCTATCAGTGCTTTCATGATCTGTATTAACGAATTAAGCAGCCTGAAATGCAATAAGCGTGCTATCCTGGAGCAACTCATCATCTTACTTGCTCCGTTTGCACCTCACACAGCAGAAGAGTTATGGCATGTATGTGGTCACGACACAACTATATGCGATGCTCCATGGCCACAGCACAACGAAGAGTATCTGAAAGAAAATTCAGTTACTTACGCCATCTCATTCAACGGAAAAGCCCGCTTCAATCTGGAACTCCCGGCTGATATGCCCCGTGAAGAGGTAGAAAAGGTTGCTCTCAGCCACGAAAGTTCCGCTAAATGGATGGAAGGCAAGACTCCTAAAAAGGTGATTGTCGTTCCAGGTAAGATCGTTAATATCGTTATCTAA
- a CDS encoding YitT family protein — protein MRTAQFYKVFFSIQDYLMILFGTILYGFGFNAFILSNEIVTGGVSGICALIFFATGGAIPVSVSYFVINVVLLLAALKILGFKFLIKTIFGVFSLSASLSFFEWLLKGNPILHDQPFMAIMIGALLCGAGLGLVFSANGSTGGTDIIGAIVNKYKNISIGRALLFCDFFIISSSFFLFHNVDKIVFGFVEMIISNYVLDMVLNGNRQSVQFLIFSQKYDEIADRIIHDLDRGCTILDGVGGYSKKPVKVVVLLAKKSESVSIFRLVKQIDHQAFISQSIVRGVYGEGFDQIKT, from the coding sequence ATGAGAACAGCTCAGTTTTATAAAGTATTTTTTTCTATACAGGATTATCTGATGATTCTATTCGGAACCATTTTATATGGTTTCGGATTCAACGCATTCATCCTGTCTAATGAAATTGTTACCGGTGGTGTCAGTGGTATCTGTGCATTGATATTCTTTGCCACCGGCGGCGCCATACCGGTATCGGTTTCATACTTTGTTATCAATGTTGTCTTACTATTAGCCGCTCTAAAGATATTAGGATTCAAATTCCTGATAAAGACAATCTTTGGAGTATTCTCGCTTTCAGCTTCCCTGTCATTTTTTGAATGGTTGCTGAAAGGAAATCCGATCTTACATGATCAGCCATTTATGGCCATTATGATTGGTGCCCTCCTCTGTGGTGCCGGATTGGGATTGGTATTTTCTGCCAACGGAAGTACCGGAGGAACGGATATTATCGGAGCTATTGTAAACAAATACAAGAACATATCCATCGGACGTGCCTTGTTGTTTTGTGATTTCTTCATTATCAGCTCTTCTTTCTTCCTATTCCATAATGTGGATAAGATCGTGTTCGGTTTTGTTGAAATGATTATTAGCAACTATGTCCTCGACATGGTGTTAAACGGTAACCGCCAATCCGTACAATTCCTCATATTCTCACAAAAATATGATGAGATAGCCGATCGGATCATCCATGATCTGGATCGTGGATGTACCATCCTTGATGGCGTAGGAGGTTATTCCAAAAAGCCGGTCAAGGTTGTCGTATTGCTGGCTAAGAAATCAGAATCCGTATCTATCTTCCGCCTGGTAAAACAAATAGACCACCAGGCATTTATTTCGCAGAGCATTGTCCGCGGAGTATATGGAGAAGGGTTTGATCAGATAAAAACCTAG